The Barnesiella propionica genome has a window encoding:
- a CDS encoding sugar porter family MFS transporter — translation MKKHSNLYLFLIAVISAMGGLLFGYDWVVIGGAKPFYEQYFDIAGNPALQGWAMSSALIGCLVGALIAGKFSDRFGRKPILILAAALFTLTSLGTGAANSFALFNVFRLIGGFAIGIASSLSPMYIAEIAPAKIRGRFVSINQLTVVLGILASQVVNWLIAEPVAADATAEMIRTSWNGQWGWRWMFWAMMVPAVLFFIFSFILPESPRWLASNNKIEAARKVFARIGGSAYAEEQLAEIEESKGQEKSHQGGFRQLLHPSLRKVLIIGVVLAVFQQWCGINVIFNYAQEIFMEAGYGVSDVLMNIVVTGITNVIFTVIAMFVVDKWGRKALLKIGAFGLTLIYALMGSAYFFHVSGLPLLIVVVMAIACYAMTLAPVMWVVVSEIYPNRVRGVAMSVATFALWTACFLLTYTFPLLNTGLGAAGTFWLYGGICLLGGIFVCVRVPETKGKSLEELEKELVK, via the coding sequence ATGAAAAAGCACAGTAATCTCTATCTTTTTTTAATAGCCGTGATTTCGGCTATGGGCGGTTTGCTTTTTGGTTACGACTGGGTCGTAATCGGTGGAGCTAAGCCCTTTTATGAACAATATTTTGATATTGCGGGAAATCCGGCTTTGCAGGGTTGGGCGATGAGTAGCGCGCTTATCGGATGTCTGGTAGGTGCTTTGATCGCAGGTAAGTTTAGCGACCGGTTCGGACGCAAGCCTATATTGATACTGGCTGCTGCCCTTTTCACATTGACATCTCTCGGTACGGGAGCAGCCAATAGTTTCGCATTGTTTAATGTATTCAGGCTTATCGGAGGTTTTGCCATAGGTATCGCATCCAGTCTTTCTCCCATGTATATTGCCGAGATAGCTCCGGCAAAAATACGGGGCCGGTTTGTTTCAATTAATCAGCTGACTGTGGTGCTGGGCATACTGGCGTCGCAAGTCGTGAACTGGCTTATAGCGGAGCCTGTTGCTGCAGATGCGACAGCCGAGATGATACGTACGTCCTGGAACGGGCAATGGGGTTGGCGCTGGATGTTCTGGGCGATGATGGTTCCTGCCGTTCTGTTTTTTATTTTCAGTTTTATATTACCCGAAAGTCCGCGTTGGCTGGCTTCTAATAATAAAATAGAAGCAGCGCGTAAGGTATTCGCCCGTATAGGAGGAAGTGCTTATGCCGAAGAACAACTGGCCGAAATAGAAGAAAGCAAAGGACAAGAAAAAAGTCATCAGGGCGGTTTCCGGCAACTACTGCATCCGTCACTGCGAAAGGTACTCATTATAGGAGTCGTACTGGCTGTTTTCCAGCAATGGTGCGGAATTAATGTAATATTTAATTATGCACAGGAAATATTTATGGAAGCCGGTTATGGCGTTTCGGACGTTTTAATGAACATTGTCGTGACAGGTATCACCAATGTTATTTTTACAGTCATTGCAATGTTCGTTGTCGATAAGTGGGGACGTAAGGCTTTGCTGAAAATAGGAGCATTCGGGCTTACACTTATTTATGCTTTGATGGGTAGCGCGTATTTCTTCCACGTTTCGGGGCTGCCGTTACTTATCGTGGTTGTTATGGCAATAGCCTGTTATGCAATGACCCTGGCTCCTGTTATGTGGGTAGTAGTTTCCGAAATATATCCCAACCGTGTAAGAGGGGTGGCGATGTCTGTTGCGACCTTCGCTTTATGGACGGCCTGCTTCCTGCTTACATATACTTTCCCTTTGCTCAATACGGGATTGGGTGCCGCCGGTACCTTCTGGCTTTATGGAGGTATCTGTCTGTTAGGAGGTATCTTTGTTTGTGTCCGGGTGCCTGAGACGAAAGGAAAAAGTTTGGAAGAACTGGAAAAAGAACTCGTAAAATAA
- a CDS encoding alpha-galactosidase has protein sequence MKKYFISAFLFLLISAFSVKGENNRTSLHRGNWTISYDTKSGKADFLYKDKCVLADVAAVAYTRNKYSSDAYERCEITEDKLNDDFGSGIKYTVVHMGEKKPVMKRIFFLYDNTDYFLTELVLESDVRIASNYMSPISTEKPVDILKKGDNRVLVVPFDNDKWIRYKSSPLNSGINSYEVTALYNPDNREGLVVGSVEHDTWKTGIRVEADSKTRLSRLVCYAGAAGETTRDILPHGKVSGTTVKSPKILCGFFKDWRDGMETFGKACAVVAPPREWSKGVPFGWNSWGKMQFNMTYDKVLEVSDFFATDLQPKGFGNDSILYIGMDSGWNHMTDEQLAEIVKHCKQNGQRAGIYYTPFTDWGRKPDKELEGAPGYTYKDVYLYANGKPQELDGAWAIDPTHPAVQQQIKYFADKFKKAGFEYLKIDFLTHGAMESDSYYDRSVTTGIQAYNKGMSYLESQLEDFYITASISPLFPSQYTHSRRIACDAFGNMSDAEYTLNSVSYGWWLDEVYTFNDPDHLVLEGASEGENRARVTSGVITGIYMSGDDFSKSGSSEAKKKALKFLTNRDINQLVRNGRTFRPVNGNDENTDCLFMLRSGKDLYVAAFNYSGYDTTIELPLERLGLNRSEKYPCKELWSGKKTTEKGLFKIKLPRKDAALYRFELE, from the coding sequence ATGAAAAAATATTTTATATCTGCTTTTTTGTTTTTATTGATCTCCGCCTTTTCGGTAAAAGGAGAAAATAACAGAACCTCTTTACATCGGGGAAATTGGACGATCAGTTATGATACGAAGTCGGGGAAAGCCGATTTTTTATACAAGGACAAATGTGTTCTGGCCGATGTCGCCGCCGTAGCTTATACCCGCAATAAATATTCATCGGATGCGTATGAACGGTGCGAAATCACGGAAGATAAGCTAAACGATGATTTCGGGAGCGGAATAAAATATACCGTTGTACATATGGGTGAAAAAAAACCGGTTATGAAACGCATTTTTTTCTTGTATGATAATACCGATTATTTTTTGACCGAGCTCGTACTGGAAAGCGACGTCCGGATAGCATCCAATTATATGTCTCCTATATCGACAGAAAAACCTGTCGATATATTGAAGAAAGGAGATAACCGGGTATTGGTAGTGCCGTTTGACAATGATAAGTGGATACGTTACAAGTCGTCACCTTTGAATTCCGGAATAAATAGTTATGAAGTAACGGCTTTGTACAATCCCGATAACAGGGAGGGACTGGTGGTCGGTTCGGTCGAACACGATACATGGAAGACAGGAATACGGGTGGAAGCCGATAGCAAGACTCGTTTGAGCCGTCTGGTCTGTTATGCGGGAGCGGCCGGGGAAACAACCCGGGACATTTTGCCACATGGTAAAGTTTCGGGAACGACCGTGAAATCTCCTAAGATTCTTTGTGGCTTCTTTAAAGATTGGAGGGACGGAATGGAAACTTTTGGCAAAGCATGTGCCGTTGTTGCACCTCCGCGGGAATGGTCGAAAGGCGTACCTTTCGGGTGGAACAGCTGGGGAAAAATGCAATTCAATATGACATATGATAAGGTACTCGAAGTTTCCGATTTTTTTGCAACTGATTTACAACCGAAAGGATTCGGAAATGATAGTATCTTATATATAGGAATGGATTCGGGCTGGAACCATATGACCGATGAACAGTTGGCCGAGATTGTGAAACACTGCAAACAGAACGGTCAAAGGGCCGGTATATATTATACCCCGTTTACCGATTGGGGACGTAAACCGGATAAGGAATTGGAAGGCGCTCCCGGATATACATATAAAGACGTTTATCTGTATGCCAACGGTAAACCTCAGGAACTGGACGGAGCCTGGGCCATAGACCCCACTCACCCGGCAGTGCAGCAACAGATTAAATATTTTGCAGATAAATTCAAGAAAGCCGGTTTTGAGTATCTTAAAATAGATTTTCTTACGCATGGCGCTATGGAAAGCGATTCTTATTATGACCGTTCGGTCACTACGGGTATACAAGCTTATAACAAAGGCATGTCCTATCTCGAATCACAGTTAGAAGATTTTTATATTACGGCTTCCATCTCACCGCTTTTCCCTTCTCAATATACACATTCACGTCGCATTGCCTGCGATGCCTTCGGAAATATGAGCGATGCTGAATATACCCTGAATTCGGTCTCTTATGGGTGGTGGCTCGATGAAGTATATACATTCAACGATCCCGACCATTTGGTGCTGGAAGGTGCTTCGGAAGGTGAAAACCGGGCCCGGGTAACTTCGGGTGTGATTACCGGTATATATATGTCCGGTGATGATTTTAGCAAGAGCGGTTCCTCCGAAGCAAAGAAAAAAGCCTTGAAATTTCTTACTAATCGGGATATAAATCAACTGGTCCGGAATGGCAGGACCTTCCGTCCGGTGAACGGAAACGATGAGAATACCGACTGTTTGTTCATGCTCCGTAGTGGGAAAGATCTGTACGTGGCTGCGTTTAACTATTCGGGTTATGATACGACAATTGAATTGCCTTTGGAAAGATTAGGTTTGAACCGGTCGGAAAAATATCCCTGTAAAGAATTATGGAGTGGAAAGAAAACTACGGAAAAAGGTTTGTTTAAAATAAAATTACCTCGGAAGGATGCTGCTTTGTATCGTTTCGAATTGGAATAG
- a CDS encoding AraC family transcriptional regulator: MAKIKSGFKGERAIVLPAFVVEQISNDVLGKELHITDIGYYPQAEFHYRERTKEEARQFVLIYCVKGNGWFELDGRHEEISEHQFFILPKEKAHKYGSTPKSPWTIYWVHFDGNKASFFANGFDKPTDISPNFNSRIEERLLLFEEIFGILSRGYSMNNIYYAITSFFHFLGSMKFLGEYRESGTSRDKNQNIIDEVIHFMCENIERKLTLADIANHVSLSASHLSALFQKKTGYSPLSYLIHLKIQKACHYLDFTDMKIIQICPKIGIEDPFYFTRIFTKTMGMSPSKYRNQKKG, from the coding sequence ATGGCTAAAATAAAAAGCGGATTCAAAGGAGAAAGAGCTATCGTACTGCCGGCTTTTGTAGTAGAACAAATCTCGAACGACGTACTGGGTAAAGAACTTCATATTACCGATATAGGTTATTATCCACAGGCTGAGTTTCATTACCGGGAACGTACCAAAGAAGAAGCCCGGCAATTTGTACTTATTTATTGTGTCAAAGGAAACGGCTGGTTCGAACTGGACGGAAGACACGAAGAAATATCGGAACACCAGTTTTTTATACTGCCTAAAGAAAAGGCTCATAAATACGGGAGTACACCTAAATCGCCGTGGACAATCTACTGGGTCCACTTTGACGGGAATAAGGCGTCTTTTTTTGCCAACGGTTTTGATAAGCCGACCGATATATCTCCCAATTTCAATTCCCGTATCGAAGAAAGGCTTCTTTTGTTCGAAGAAATTTTCGGAATCCTCAGCCGGGGATATTCGATGAACAATATCTATTATGCGATTACCAGTTTTTTTCATTTTCTGGGCTCCATGAAATTCCTGGGAGAATATCGTGAAAGCGGTACTTCCCGGGATAAAAATCAAAATATCATAGATGAGGTCATTCATTTTATGTGTGAAAACATCGAACGTAAATTAACCTTGGCGGATATCGCCAACCATGTAAGCCTGTCCGCCTCCCATTTGTCGGCCCTTTTCCAGAAAAAGACGGGATATTCCCCACTCAGTTACCTTATACATCTGAAAATCCAGAAGGCTTGCCATTATCTCGACTTCACCGACATGAAAATTATTCAAATATGTCCTAAGATCGGAATCGAGGATCCTTTTTATTTCACCAGAATATTTACAAAGACAATGGGTATGTCGCCCAGTAAATACCGGAATCAGAAAAAAGGATAA